Below is a window of Flavobacterium cyclinae DNA.
GAATATGCCCAACATCCAGCAACAGAATTATGTAAATTATTAGCCCAACACCTTCCCTATCCACTTACCAAAACGTATTTAGTAAATTCCGGTACGGAAGCGATTGAAGGTGCTTTGAAATTAGCCAGAAGAGTTACAGGTAGAAGTCAATTGATTTCATGTAACAATGCGTATCACGGCAATACAATGGGAAGCATGAGCGTGATGGGATTTGAAGAACGCAAGCAAATTTTTCGTCCGTTAATTCCAGATGTGGATTTTATAACGTTCAATAACGAAGCCGATTTAGAAAAAATCACTACGAGAACTGCTGGAGTTTTATTAGAAACGATTCAAGGTGGTGCTGGATTTATTGAGCCTCAAAACGATTTTCTAAAAAAAGTACGCCAACGTTGTGATGAAGTAGGCGCTATCATGATATTAGACGAAATCCAACCTGGATTTGGTCGCACAGGAAAACTTTTCGGATTCCAAAACTATGATGTTATTCCAGATGTAGTTGTGATGGGTAAAGGAATGGGTGGCGGAATGCCTGTAGGCGCTTTCACAGCATCTGAAAAAATGATGGATTTACTAAGTCATGATCCTAAACTAGGTCACATTACCACTTTTGGCGGACATCCTGTCATAGCAGCAGCGAGTTTAGCAACATTACAAGAAGTTACCGAAACTAATTTAATGGCTGAAACTTTAGAAAAAGAACAACTTTTCAAGAAGCTTTTAGTACACCCTTTAATCAAAGAAATTCGCGGTAAAGGACTTATGTTGGCTGCAATGACCGATTCTCCTGAAATTACAAATGAAGTAATTTTACGTTGTCATAAAAGAGGTGTTATATTATTTTGGCTCCTTTTCGAAGGTTGCGCTGTTCGAATTACGCCGCCATTAACCATCAGTAATGAAGAAATTACAAAAGGTTGTGGCATTATTATTGAGGTATTAAATGAGATAGAAAAAGAATTGAAATGATGGATGATAGATGTTTGATGATGGATGTTTTATCAGTTGAAATTGATTTTTGAAATTGATATTGAAAATTGTTAATTAAATTGTTTAAAACAATTCACACCCAAAACCACTACCCCAATATTATTCCTTACTTTTAATAAGGATAAAATCATAAAACGAAGCGCTATGAATTTGAGTCACGAAGAAGAAGAAAACAGCTTGTCCTTATCTAAATTTGAATCAATGTTAAAAACCAACAAAGTTTTTTTCTTTGATTCTGAAGAGTTTGAAGATATCATTCTTCATTACATGGATACGGGCCGATTGAATTTGGCCAAAAAAGCGCTAAAATTAGGTTTAGAACAACATCCAAAATCTACTGGATTAAAATTAGTTCAAGTTGAAATGTTGGTTTACGAAGACAAACTCGATATTGCTGAAAAGCTTCTTAACGAGTTGTATGCTATTGAACCAACTAACGAAGAGATCTATATTCAAAAAGCCAACATACATTCTAAAAGAGACGAACACGAAAAAGCCATTTCTTTTCTGGAAATTGCCTTAAAATATACAGATGATTATGCTGATGTATATTCTATGATAGGTATGGAATACCTGTTTATGGATAATTTAGAAATGGCGAAAGAAAATTTCATCAAATGTTTGGATGAAGATACCGAAGATTACTCAGCACTTTATAATGTGGTTTATTGTTTTGATTTCCTAGATCAAAACGAAGATGCTATCGTTTATCTAAACCGATTTATTGATAAAAATCCATATAGTGAAGTGGCTTGGCATCAATTAGGACGCCAATATTACGCCTTGAAAAATTACGAAAAAGCAGTTTGGGCTTTTGATTATGCTACTTTAATTGACGAAACCTTTTTAGGGGCGTACATGGAGAAAGCAAAATCATACGAAAAACTAAAAAAATATCAAGATGCGATTGATTGCTACAATATTACATTAGAATTAGACGACCCTTCTTCTTTTGTATTGCTACGTGTGGCAAAATGTTACGAGCGATTAGGAAATACTGAATTTGCTTTAAACTATTACTTAAAAACAGTTCATGAAGATCCATTATTAGACAAAGGTTGGATTGCTATTACTGATTTTTACATTCGACAAAAAAACTTCCAAAAAGCCTTGTACTATGTTAACAAAGCGATTGGAATTGATGGTGATAACTCATTATATTGGAAACGTTTTGCTGCGGTAAATAGCGCCTTACATTTTTTTGAAGAAGCAGAATACGGCTACCGTAAAGCATTTGAATGTGGCGACATCAATTTAGATACGTTCACATTGTGGACAGACGTATTACAATATTTAGGCGAATTTGAAACTGCTATCGAAATTCTTTTAGAAGCTAGTAATGTTTTACCAGATGAATACGAAATCGAATACCGTTTGGCAGGATTGTATTTTCTAATGGACGATGTTACCAAAGGAAATCTTCACTTAATAAACGGAATGAAATTAGAACCAAAACACCTAACTTTGTTTCAAGAATTATTCCCAGTGGTATGGGAACGAACAGAAGTTCAAAAAACGATTTCAAAGTTTAAAAAATAGAGAATTAACAACCCTTAATCCATTCCAAAGTAGCGATGCTTTGGAATTTTTATTGCCATGAGAAAACTTTTTCCCGATTATTTGATTATTACCCTTAAAGGATTAGCTATGGGTGCTGCAGATGTAGTTCCAGGTGTTTCTGGAGGAACTATAGCTTTTATTTCCGGAATTTATAAAGAATTAATTGATAGTATAAATAATGTAAATCTTTCGGTCTTAAAAACACTAAAAAAAGACGGTCTAAAAGCAGCTTGGGAACAAGTAAATGGTAGTTTCTTATTAGCTTTAGTGATTGGAATTGGAATTAGCGTGCTTACATTTTCAAAAGTAATCACACATTTACTAGACACACAACCTATACTAGTTTGGTCGTTTTTCTTTGGATTAATCATTGCGAGTATTACCTTAATTTGGAAAGAAATTACACATTGGAAACTAGTAGATATTTTATTTTTACTAATCGGAATTACGGTTTCTTATTATATTACTATTGCACGTCCGGTGAGTTCTCCTGATAGTTATTGGTATTTATTTTTATCTGGATTTATTGCCATTATTGCGATGATTTTACCCGGAATTTCAGGTGCTTTTATTTTACTTTTAATGGGTTCATATGAAACCGTAATTGGAACAATTAATACTTTTAGAGAAGGGTTAACAACAGCTAATTCAGAAATTCTAATTTCGGCTTTATTAAAATTAGGCGTTTTCGCGGTTGGAGCAATAATAGGACTGAAATCATTTTCTAAAATATTGCATTGGATGTTTGAACATCATAAAAATACAACTTTGACATTATTAATAGGCTTTATGATGGGCTCTTTAAACAAAGTATGGCCTTGGAAACAAGTATTAGAAACCAGAATTAACAGTCATGGAGAAGTTGTTCCTTATATTGACAGAAGTATTTTACCCCAAAATTTTGAGGGTGAACCACAAATTACAATTGCAATAATCTTAGCCATTTTTGGTTTTGTTTTAATCTTTGGAATGGAAAAAATAGCAAGTAAATTGGGTAAAAAATAAAATTGTTAAAAAAAAATAACGTTCTTGTAAC
It encodes the following:
- a CDS encoding aspartate aminotransferase family protein, whose translation is MIEDFFKYQAQTSPHPLAMEISLAKGSYIYDTAGNAYLDMVAGVSANTLGHQPQRVNDAIKKQLDTYSHVMVYGEYAQHPATELCKLLAQHLPYPLTKTYLVNSGTEAIEGALKLARRVTGRSQLISCNNAYHGNTMGSMSVMGFEERKQIFRPLIPDVDFITFNNEADLEKITTRTAGVLLETIQGGAGFIEPQNDFLKKVRQRCDEVGAIMILDEIQPGFGRTGKLFGFQNYDVIPDVVVMGKGMGGGMPVGAFTASEKMMDLLSHDPKLGHITTFGGHPVIAAASLATLQEVTETNLMAETLEKEQLFKKLLVHPLIKEIRGKGLMLAAMTDSPEITNEVILRCHKRGVILFWLLFEGCAVRITPPLTISNEEITKGCGIIIEVLNEIEKELK
- a CDS encoding tetratricopeptide repeat protein produces the protein MNLSHEEEENSLSLSKFESMLKTNKVFFFDSEEFEDIILHYMDTGRLNLAKKALKLGLEQHPKSTGLKLVQVEMLVYEDKLDIAEKLLNELYAIEPTNEEIYIQKANIHSKRDEHEKAISFLEIALKYTDDYADVYSMIGMEYLFMDNLEMAKENFIKCLDEDTEDYSALYNVVYCFDFLDQNEDAIVYLNRFIDKNPYSEVAWHQLGRQYYALKNYEKAVWAFDYATLIDETFLGAYMEKAKSYEKLKKYQDAIDCYNITLELDDPSSFVLLRVAKCYERLGNTEFALNYYLKTVHEDPLLDKGWIAITDFYIRQKNFQKALYYVNKAIGIDGDNSLYWKRFAAVNSALHFFEEAEYGYRKAFECGDINLDTFTLWTDVLQYLGEFETAIEILLEASNVLPDEYEIEYRLAGLYFLMDDVTKGNLHLINGMKLEPKHLTLFQELFPVVWERTEVQKTISKFKK
- a CDS encoding DUF368 domain-containing protein, with amino-acid sequence MRKLFPDYLIITLKGLAMGAADVVPGVSGGTIAFISGIYKELIDSINNVNLSVLKTLKKDGLKAAWEQVNGSFLLALVIGIGISVLTFSKVITHLLDTQPILVWSFFFGLIIASITLIWKEITHWKLVDILFLLIGITVSYYITIARPVSSPDSYWYLFLSGFIAIIAMILPGISGAFILLLMGSYETVIGTINTFREGLTTANSEILISALLKLGVFAVGAIIGLKSFSKILHWMFEHHKNTTLTLLIGFMMGSLNKVWPWKQVLETRINSHGEVVPYIDRSILPQNFEGEPQITIAIILAIFGFVLIFGMEKIASKLGKK